CTTCCttcactacaataatttaCTTAAACAGGAAGATGATTTTTTCAGGTTTCAAGTAAAAGCAAATGGTGGaacattgaaaaaactAAGAAATGGTGTATTTGGTGCTTACTTAAGAGCATCTCATTTGGAAGATCCATGTATGCCATTAAAGAAAGGagataaaaacaataatcaTCCATTGTTACCACTTTTGAAAGGTTCCACAGCTGCAATTGTCTTTGATGAAACTGATTCTGTTGCTGTgtctaaaattttaaaaattctacAGAGACATCAAGATAAATTGTTTGTGATTGGTGCTAAAGTAGAAAATTCTGTTTTCGATATTGAAAAGCTgaataaattcaaagacTTACCTTCCAAGGCTCAACTCCACTCACAATTATTAGGTCTATTGCATGCATTAAGTGGTGTCGGGTTAGTAAATACGTTAGAGAACGCATCTAaaactttatatatgaCATTACAATCGCATAATGATAATACTTTAAATACTGAGAAGTCTGAAGATTCTGAAAATTAGTGACAAAAAAAGGTTTCTTTAACCTCAATCATTTCCATCATTCAATAGATCCTTATTAAGgaagaagaatataaagaattatAAAACTGAAATACTCATTACAACATTCCCTCATTTTCCAAGATCCTGAagcaaaataaaaataaaaataaaaataaaaataaaaaatacaattaaaagGAAACTCGAGTTTGCATAACTCATTATTTAGTAAACGCTCGTTCCTTTTGattattatgtatatacaTATTGGAACTATATAAATGGTTTATTTTTGGTAAAATATCGTGTAAATAATCAACtatcaatataatattgcagtgctaaaatcaatttatcTGTATATAAaccaaaatcaatttttcgttattataaattgtaTGTATCTCTTTTGTCAAACCGTATTAGTTCTCGTTTCGCTATATCGTCCATCTGTTCTTATTGTGTAATGgagaaaaaattttagtgaaaaattatgaagaatagttttaaaatcatctcatctcatctcatctcatctcatctcatgtataactatatattattgttaatcTCTACATAAAGGTTAATGgtaatatttattgtttaaatatcAAGTAAACGTATACATTGAAGATAAAGTAAGAGGAGCGATTAGCTTTGTTAGTTGAGATGAGTAACAAAGATACAGGATCAAAACGTTATGCTTATCGTGCAAATAAGGAAGAGAACCGTAAAGAATTGAAACATGTTAAAATCGATGAAAGTAGTGTGGTGAAtgaaaatatgaaaatgGATTTGCCAAAGAAAAGATTCTACCGTCAAAGAGCACATTCCAATCCATTTTCTGATCATCAATTGGAATATCCAGAAAAGCCTGCTGACATGGATTGGTCAAAACTATATCCATACTATTATGATGAAAACACTAAAGAAATGACCAAGAAGGTAACCATAACTGATATTGGTTGTGGTTTTGGTGGTTTACTAATTGATTTATCCCCAGAATTTCCAAATGACCTGATTTTAGGTATGGAAATTCGTGTTCAAGTTACAAATTATGTTGAAGATAGAATTATTGCTTTGAGAACAAACAATGTTGAAACAAAAGGTTATCAGAATATTAATGTATTGAGGGGTAATGCTATGAAATTTTTACCAAACTTCTTTGAAAAAGGCCAACTatcaaaaatgtttttctGTTTCCCAGATCCACATTTTAAACAAAGAAAGCATAAAGCCAGAATTATAACAAACACTTTATTAAGTGAATATGCATACGTTTTGAAAGAAGGAGGTATTATATACACCATTACAGACGTCGAAGATCTACATATATGGATGGCTAAGCATTTGGAAGAACATCCGCTATTCGAAAGATTAGATGAAACTTGGGaatcaaatgataaatGTGTCCAAATAATGAGACATGCGACAGAAGAAGGTAAGAAAGttgaaagaaagaaaggTGATAAATTTGTAGCATGCTTCAAAAGACTGCCAACTCCAGAAATTATCTAATATATTGTATACGGGTACGCATCAATGTAAAACATTGACTATATAACATTTACATTTGATAGAATAATAGtgttcatttaaatataatattgtatCATATTTCATTGTAATCaatttttcctttttcaATAAGTATTTCTTCATTTCCAATCCATAAGCAAACCCTGTTAACTTCTTAGAACTTCCTAGGACTCGATGACATGGAATTAATATGactaaattattttcacCACAAGCTCTTCCCACGGCTCTGACTGCTTTTGGATTTCCTAGATTGTTAGCTATATCACTATATTGTAATGTTTTACCATGCTTAATTTTACTTATTTCGATCCATACTTTTTTTTGGAAGTCAGTCCCTgtaattaattcaaattccAATAATTCATTTGGTGATTCCTTCTCTTGGTTTAAAATAGATACAAATATGTTTTTGATTTCATGAAGTTTAactttatctttaaattttgattcatCATTGAGATGGTAACTCATGTTATTGtatttcttcttcgttACTTTTTCAAACCAAGCCAACGTACCTTTTAATAAGTTAGCTTCATTTTGCCCCAGTCTTATATAgactattttattattatcattctTGATAACTGCTAAAGCTTTGATCCAATCAGTTTTGACAAAGAAATAAGTAACTTCAGATTTCATCATGGGATTTTTTAACTTattctaatttattgtatAGTAGGTGTTTTTTTGCAAATGAAAAGAATAgttgatttaaatatgaaGTTCAAACATTtcacaaatattttatatatccATGACGGATGTTAAGTTCATATGTTTATGTTAATTTATATGGTGTTGCGCGTATCAAACAAAGA
The nucleotide sequence above comes from Tetrapisispora phaffii CBS 4417 chromosome 3, complete genome. Encoded proteins:
- the MRPL11 gene encoding mitochondrial 54S ribosomal protein uL10m (similar to Saccharomyces cerevisiae MRPL11 (YDL202W); ancestral locus Anc_8.449) → MNSLRLILPNTSFVKCFYNNAIPKVGLTSSLYHHFNGRCYSIETQNKGTKQGHNKVKLPVRKTVKPIDSRKTFLMDSYKNMMEKSSVVLFLHYNNLLKQEDDFFRFQVKANGGTLKKLRNGVFGAYLRASHLEDPCMPLKKGDKNNNHPLLPLLKGSTAAIVFDETDSVAVSKILKILQRHQDKLFVIGAKVENSVFDIEKLNKFKDLPSKAQLHSQLLGLLHALSGVGLVNTLENASKTLYMTLQSHNDNTLNTEKSEDSEN
- the TRM8 gene encoding tRNA (guanine46-N7)-methyltransferase (similar to Saccharomyces cerevisiae TRM8 (YDL201W); ancestral locus Anc_8.448), producing the protein MSNKDTGSKRYAYRANKEENRKELKHVKIDESSVVNENMKMDLPKKRFYRQRAHSNPFSDHQLEYPEKPADMDWSKLYPYYYDENTKEMTKKVTITDIGCGFGGLLIDLSPEFPNDLILGMEIRVQVTNYVEDRIIALRTNNVETKGYQNINVLRGNAMKFLPNFFEKGQLSKMFFCFPDPHFKQRKHKARIITNTLLSEYAYVLKEGGIIYTITDVEDLHIWMAKHLEEHPLFERLDETWESNDKCVQIMRHATEEGKKVERKKGDKFVACFKRLPTPEII
- the MGT1 gene encoding methylated-DNA--protein-cysteine methyltransferase (similar to Saccharomyces cerevisiae MGT1 (YDL200C); ancestral locus Anc_8.447), translating into MMKSEVTYFFVKTDWIKALAVIKNDNNKIVYIRLGQNEANLLKGTLAWFEKVTKKKYNNMSYHLNDESKFKDKVKLHEIKNIFVSILNQEKESPNELLEFELITGTDFQKKVWIEISKIKHGKTLQYSDIANNLGNPKAVRAVGRACGENNLVILIPCHRVLGSSKKLTGFAYGLEMKKYLLKKEKLITMKYDTILYLNEHYYSIKCKCYIVNVLH